A genomic window from Punica granatum isolate Tunisia-2019 chromosome 2, ASM765513v2, whole genome shotgun sequence includes:
- the LOC116193740 gene encoding uncharacterized protein LOC116193740: MRNIAKWRCQLTEYDIEYVPRTSIKEQAIADHLAEFSIDDDTPINTDFPDEGILQIDEAKEEPTWKMYFDRAINSVGSGVGAVLISPDGRHYPVTAKVDFSCTNNVAEYEACILDLQAAIDFEVKELEVFGVSMLIIFQTLGQWKTKDAKLVPYHEYLEELAKNFEKISFTYTPRAKNQFADALATLASMASISEGNIIEPLEIEVDKGPAYCSAIEASEAKPWYEDIRNFLQTGQYPPFADRRDRKTLRRLAMHYFLSGEILYRRSFDSTLLRCIDEHESRQAEWAKQRYEQLNLIDEKRLKALCHGQCYQQRMARAFNTKVRHREFNPGDLVLRKILHVAPDSRGKFSYKYDGPFVVKETFSGGAVVLSDMDGTENALPVNADAIKKYYP; the protein is encoded by the exons ATGAGGAACATCGCAAAATGGCGCTGTCAGCTGACGGAATACGACATAGAATACGTGCCCCGCACGTCTATCAAGGAGCAGGCAATTGCCGACCACCTAGCAGAATTCTCGATCGACGACGACACGCCGATTAACACAGACTTCCCGgacgaagggatcctccaGATAGATGAAGCGAAGGAGGAGCcaacatggaagatgtacttcgacaGGGCTATCAATTCTGTGGGATCAGGAGTTGGGGCAGTtttgatatccccggacgggcgcCATTACCCGGTCACTGCGAAAGTAGATTTCTCCTGTACCAATAAcgtggccgagtacgaggcgtGCATCCTCGATTTGCAAGCGGCAATCGATTTCGAGGTGAAGGAGTTAGAGGTATTCGGTGTCTCCATGCTCATAATCTTCCAAAcgctggggcaatggaagacgaaagacgcgaagttAGTCCCGTACCACGAGTACCTTGAGGAATTGGCGAAGAACTTTGAGAAGATCTCATTCACCTACACTCCACGCGCGAAGAATCAGTTCGCGGACgcactcgcaacactcgcATCTATGGCGAGTATCTCAGAGGGGAACATCATCGAACCTCTCGAAATCGAAGTGGACAAAGGCCCGGCCTACTGCAGCGCAATTGAAGCGTCCGAAGCGAagccatggtacgaagacatcaggAACTTCTTACAAACGGGCCAATATCCCCCgttcgccgatcgccgcgatcgAAAGACACTCAGACGGCTCGCGATGCACTACTTCCTGAGTGGCGAGATACTAtaccgccgttccttcgaTTCCACGCTCCTCCgatgcatcgacgaacacgaatcgcgac AAGCGGAGTGGGCGAAACAACGATACGAGCAGTTAAACCTCATCGACGAGAAAAGGTTGAAggcgctatgccacggacagtgctaccaacaaagGATGGCTCGAGCATTCAACACCAAGGTTCGTCACCGAGAGTTCAATCCCGGTGACCTTGTCTTGAGAAAGATCTTACATGTCGCACCCgattctcgagggaagttttcgtacaaatacgacggtcccttcgtCGTTAAAGAGACTTTCTCCGGGGGAGCAGTCGTTCTGAGCGATATGGACGGCACCGAAAATGCCCTTCCTGTCAATGCCgacgccatcaagaagtattatccgtga